One part of the Vicugna pacos chromosome 20, VicPac4, whole genome shotgun sequence genome encodes these proteins:
- the CAGE1 gene encoding cancer-associated gene 1 protein isoform X4 codes for MDPGNLNIGNYSQNVLNQPVDINISSFRQFEPLCKFHQREAFNNEMITFQNLTEGLPYAKEPELQCHVYNDAKDTNIQKDSFKEESPVESSTSADQDQLALECVRQSPRSPSLIHCTGGTLKFMEVSLANSTAMETAFNPSQPQNFLCKENVHGDVEQLVYKENSFHLLNQRANYKAEEIAGSSKGIQNSADIPEMSVKHQKEVAVEGRESSEIVSCWSPIGISWSGGASREGCMTPNTEQSLESPWPLEEDMALNEVLRKLKHTNREQQTLIQDLQRSNMYLEKKVEELQMKTTKQQVSVDIMNKLKENVEELIEDKYRVMLEKNDTEKTLRNVHEVLVDTQQCLQESRNEKETLQQELKKIKSNYVSLQERYTTEMQQKKQAASQCLMMDRALSKKEEEVERLQQLKEELEEATASALGLLKREQETREQELLSLQEEFQKREKENLDERRKLKSRLEKLVAQVQNLQFTSENEKAKNTKLQQQIDEVRNENAKLQQQVARSEEQNYVPKSETVQLKERLEEVMESDMGKDAKMIHSDLFLTHSPCEGENLNPPDMKRMSPLTSKIHSLLALMVGLLTCQDITSPDAEHFKETEKVSDIMLQKLKTFHLKKNNLDKELLKHKDRITTFRELIANEKSFQDQVTEVTDFDSNETKNVRDIPVLLGAKLDQYHNLNEELDFLIAKLGHLLESKKDHCNRLIEENDKYQRHLGSLINKVTSYEEIIECADQRLVISHSQIARLEERNKHLEDLIRRPREKARRPRRRSHQKSMTVVHRRGKLCSLTAWRSEVPVNHK; via the exons ATCTCAACATTGGAAATTACTCACAGAATGTGCTAAACCAGCCAGTTGACATCAACATCTCTTCCTTCAGACAGTTTGAACCCCTGTGCAAATTTCATCAGAGAGAAGCATTTAATAATGAAATGATAACATTTCAGAATCTGACAGAAGGCTTACCTTATGCCAAGGAGCCAGAATTGCAATGTCATGTATATAATGATGCAAAAGACACCAATATACAGAAAGATTCATTTAAGGAAGAAAGTCCAGTGGAAAGTAGCACTTCCGCAGATCAAGATCAACTTGCTCTAGAGTGTGTCAGACAATCTCCCAGAAGCCCGTCTCTAATCCACTGCACTGGAGGGACACTGAAATTCATGGAAGTGTCACTGGCTAATAGCACTGCCATGGAAACTGCCTTCAACCCTAGTCAGCCTCAGAACTTCTTGTGTAAGGAAAATGTGCATGGAGATGTTGAACAACTCGTTTATAAAGAGAATAGCTTTCACCTGCTTAATCAGAGAGCTAATTATAAAGCAGAGGAG ATTGCAGGTTCTTCCAAaggaatacagaattctgcagATATTCCTGAGATGTCAGTCAAGCACCAAAAGGAAGTCGCAGTGGAGGGCAGAGAGAGTTCAGAGATTGTCTCATGTTGGTCTCCGATAGGCATTTCTTGGAGTGGTGGGGCATCTCGGGAGGGCTGCATGACACCCAACACAGAGCAAAGCTTGGAAAGCCCATGGCCTCTGGAAGAGGACATGGCTTTAAATGAAGTCCTGAGGAAATTAAAACATACTAACAGAGAACAGCAGACTCTGATCCAAGACCTGCAGCGTAGTAACATGTATTTAGAGAAGAAGGTTGAAGAACTGCAGATGAAGACTACTAAACAGCAGGTGTCCGTGGACATCATGAATAAGCTAAAGGAGAATGTCGAGGAATTAATTGAAGACAAATACAGAGTGATGCTAGAGAAGAATGATACGGAGAAGACACTGCGGAATGTGCATGAGGTTTTAGTTGACACGCAACAATGTCTTCAGGAGTCCAGGAATGAAAAGGAAACCTTACAGCAAGAGCTTAAGAAGATCAAGAGCAATTATGTCAGTCTACAGGAAAGGTACACGACTGAAATGCAACAGAAGAAGCAAGCTGCAAGTCAGTGCTTAATGATGGACAGAGCCTTGAGCAAGAAAGAAGAAGAGGTCGAGAGGCTGCAGCAACTCAAAGAAGAGTTGGAAGAGGCCACCGCTTCCGCTCTGGGCTTGTTGAAAAGGGAGCAGGAGACGCGAGAACAAGAGCTCCTGTCTCTACAGGAGGAGTTCCAGAAGCGTGAAAAGGAAAACCTGGACGAGAGACGGAAGCTGAAATCTAGGCTTGAGAAACTGGTCGCTCAAGTTCAAAATCTGCAGTTCACTTCTGAGAATGAAAAGGCCAAGAATACAAAACTTCAGCAGCAGATCGAcgaagtgagaaatgagaacgCGAAACTTCAGCAGCAGGTTGCAAGGAGCGAGGAGCAAAATTACGTCCCTAAATCTGAGACAGTGCAGCTAAAGGAGCGCTTAGAGGAAGTGATGGAGTCAGACATGGGGAAG GATGCAAAGATGATACATTCTGATTTGTTCCTGACTCACTCACCTTGTGAAGGAGAGAACCTGAATCCTCCAGATATGAAAAGAATGTCTCCACTGACCTCCAAAATTCACAGTCTTCTGGCTCTGATGGTAGGACTTCTCACATGccag GACATCACCAGTCCCGATGCTGAACATTTCAAAGAGACTGAGAAAGTTAGTGATATAATGCTACAAAAACTGAAGACTTTTCatctaaaaaagaataatttagaTAAAGAG ctACTGAAACATAAAGACAGAATCACAACTTTCAGAGAGTTAATTGCCAATGAAAAATCATTTCAAGATCAGGTTACTGAG GTTACAGACTTTGATTCAAATGAAACCAAGAATGTCAGAGACATACCTGTCCTACTGGGAGCCAAACTGGATCAGTACCACAACCTAAACGAAGAGCTTGATTTCTTG ATAGCAAAATTGGGACATCTTCTAGAGTCGAAAAAAGACCACTGCAACAGACTCATTGAAGAAAATGACAAGTATCAAAGACATTTAGGCAGCTTAATAAATAAG GTTACATCATATGAAGAAATTATCGAATGTGCTGACCAAAGGCTCGTGATATCCCACTCCCAGATTGCGCG tttagaagagagaaataaacatttggaaGACTTAATTAGAAGGCCCAGAGAAAAAGCCAGAAGACCAAg ACGAAGAAGTCATCAGAAGTCCATGACCGTG GTGCACAGGAGAGGGAAGCTCTGCTCACTCACAGCGTGGAGGTCCGAGGTACCTGTGAACCACAAGTAA
- the CAGE1 gene encoding cancer-associated gene 1 protein isoform X7, with protein MITFQNLTEGLPYAKEPELQCHVYNDAKDTNIQKDSFKEESPVESSTSADQDQLALECVRQSPRSPSLIHCTGGTLKFMEVSLANSTAMETAFNPSQPQNFLCKENVHGDVEQLVYKENSFHLLNQRANYKAEEIAGSSKGIQNSADIPEMSVKHQKEVAVEGRESSEIVSCWSPIGISWSGGASREGCMTPNTEQSLESPWPLEEDMALNEVLRKLKHTNREQQTLIQDLQRSNMYLEKKVEELQMKTTKQQVSVDIMNKLKENVEELIEDKYRVMLEKNDTEKTLRNVHEVLVDTQQCLQESRNEKETLQQELKKIKSNYVSLQERYTTEMQQKKQAASQCLMMDRALSKKEEEVERLQQLKEELEEATASALGLLKREQETREQELLSLQEEFQKREKENLDERRKLKSRLEKLVAQVQNLQFTSENEKAKNTKLQQQIDEVRNENAKLQQQVARSEEQNYVPKSETVQLKERLEEVMESDMGKDAKMIHSDLFLTHSPCEGENLNPPDMKRMSPLTSKIHSLLALMVGLLTCQDITSPDAEHFKETEKVSDIMLQKLKTFHLKKNNLDKELLKHKDRITTFRELIANEKSFQDQVTEVTDFDSNETKNVRDIPVLLGAKLDQYHNLNEELDFLIAKLGHLLESKKDHCNRLIEENDKYQRHLGSLINKVTSYEEIIECADQRLVISHSQIARLEERNKHLEDLIRRPREKARRPRRRSHQKSMTVVHRRGKLCSLTAWRSEVPVNHK; from the exons ATGATAACATTTCAGAATCTGACAGAAGGCTTACCTTATGCCAAGGAGCCAGAATTGCAATGTCATGTATATAATGATGCAAAAGACACCAATATACAGAAAGATTCATTTAAGGAAGAAAGTCCAGTGGAAAGTAGCACTTCCGCAGATCAAGATCAACTTGCTCTAGAGTGTGTCAGACAATCTCCCAGAAGCCCGTCTCTAATCCACTGCACTGGAGGGACACTGAAATTCATGGAAGTGTCACTGGCTAATAGCACTGCCATGGAAACTGCCTTCAACCCTAGTCAGCCTCAGAACTTCTTGTGTAAGGAAAATGTGCATGGAGATGTTGAACAACTCGTTTATAAAGAGAATAGCTTTCACCTGCTTAATCAGAGAGCTAATTATAAAGCAGAGGAG ATTGCAGGTTCTTCCAAaggaatacagaattctgcagATATTCCTGAGATGTCAGTCAAGCACCAAAAGGAAGTCGCAGTGGAGGGCAGAGAGAGTTCAGAGATTGTCTCATGTTGGTCTCCGATAGGCATTTCTTGGAGTGGTGGGGCATCTCGGGAGGGCTGCATGACACCCAACACAGAGCAAAGCTTGGAAAGCCCATGGCCTCTGGAAGAGGACATGGCTTTAAATGAAGTCCTGAGGAAATTAAAACATACTAACAGAGAACAGCAGACTCTGATCCAAGACCTGCAGCGTAGTAACATGTATTTAGAGAAGAAGGTTGAAGAACTGCAGATGAAGACTACTAAACAGCAGGTGTCCGTGGACATCATGAATAAGCTAAAGGAGAATGTCGAGGAATTAATTGAAGACAAATACAGAGTGATGCTAGAGAAGAATGATACGGAGAAGACACTGCGGAATGTGCATGAGGTTTTAGTTGACACGCAACAATGTCTTCAGGAGTCCAGGAATGAAAAGGAAACCTTACAGCAAGAGCTTAAGAAGATCAAGAGCAATTATGTCAGTCTACAGGAAAGGTACACGACTGAAATGCAACAGAAGAAGCAAGCTGCAAGTCAGTGCTTAATGATGGACAGAGCCTTGAGCAAGAAAGAAGAAGAGGTCGAGAGGCTGCAGCAACTCAAAGAAGAGTTGGAAGAGGCCACCGCTTCCGCTCTGGGCTTGTTGAAAAGGGAGCAGGAGACGCGAGAACAAGAGCTCCTGTCTCTACAGGAGGAGTTCCAGAAGCGTGAAAAGGAAAACCTGGACGAGAGACGGAAGCTGAAATCTAGGCTTGAGAAACTGGTCGCTCAAGTTCAAAATCTGCAGTTCACTTCTGAGAATGAAAAGGCCAAGAATACAAAACTTCAGCAGCAGATCGAcgaagtgagaaatgagaacgCGAAACTTCAGCAGCAGGTTGCAAGGAGCGAGGAGCAAAATTACGTCCCTAAATCTGAGACAGTGCAGCTAAAGGAGCGCTTAGAGGAAGTGATGGAGTCAGACATGGGGAAG GATGCAAAGATGATACATTCTGATTTGTTCCTGACTCACTCACCTTGTGAAGGAGAGAACCTGAATCCTCCAGATATGAAAAGAATGTCTCCACTGACCTCCAAAATTCACAGTCTTCTGGCTCTGATGGTAGGACTTCTCACATGccag GACATCACCAGTCCCGATGCTGAACATTTCAAAGAGACTGAGAAAGTTAGTGATATAATGCTACAAAAACTGAAGACTTTTCatctaaaaaagaataatttagaTAAAGAG ctACTGAAACATAAAGACAGAATCACAACTTTCAGAGAGTTAATTGCCAATGAAAAATCATTTCAAGATCAGGTTACTGAG GTTACAGACTTTGATTCAAATGAAACCAAGAATGTCAGAGACATACCTGTCCTACTGGGAGCCAAACTGGATCAGTACCACAACCTAAACGAAGAGCTTGATTTCTTG ATAGCAAAATTGGGACATCTTCTAGAGTCGAAAAAAGACCACTGCAACAGACTCATTGAAGAAAATGACAAGTATCAAAGACATTTAGGCAGCTTAATAAATAAG GTTACATCATATGAAGAAATTATCGAATGTGCTGACCAAAGGCTCGTGATATCCCACTCCCAGATTGCGCG tttagaagagagaaataaacatttggaaGACTTAATTAGAAGGCCCAGAGAAAAAGCCAGAAGACCAAg ACGAAGAAGTCATCAGAAGTCCATGACCGTG GTGCACAGGAGAGGGAAGCTCTGCTCACTCACAGCGTGGAGGTCCGAGGTACCTGTGAACCACAAGTAA